From Zea mays cultivar B73 chromosome 3, Zm-B73-REFERENCE-NAM-5.0, whole genome shotgun sequence:
CTAGAACCGCTTCTTTCCACTCGTTGTCCAGCCGCTGTCGCACACCGCGCTTCTGCTCGCAGCCGTTGTGGAAGCCGGACGTTTGGGGCGGCTACACTGATTCTGGCGGCCAGAAGCTGTAAGAATTCGAACCAAACACGGCCATCGTCGGCAGTCTgttttactccaatttcaaggtaaaattctttTTGTCCAAGTTTCTGTTAGCTTTGTGATGAATCAAGATTTTCTGATGTCAACTTATTTCcagagtatgctactaagcaAAGCATTAAGGATGCAATAAGACCTCGAGAACAAGAAAATGAAatcataatcgagggcttggagAGTAAAATTAAGAACTACGAAGCTTCTCTAGAGAAGAAGGACTTCCTGCTCCAAGCAACAGAGGGTTCGCTTGCAGAAATTCAAgccgaaaatgctagattaagcgaggagcttctccaaagtcAAATAGACTTAAAAGAAAAaatagagagcttcgaacaagagaagaaaGAACTGCAAGCAAAGTATGAAGCTGAAGTTTATAAAAATACAAAGCTACAGAAATCTTTGAAGGACCTTCGGAATACATGCTTGGAATTTGGCAGCCGCTGCGTGCAACGCTTAAAGGGGGTCTTTAGCTCGGTTGGGGCCAGTTCTGAAGATATTGCCCCTTCGTCTGAAGACATATCCAATACCTTCAaacatattgaaaatgaagttgatgcactcgatgaagtgatagctaggcatggtgacttctgcgctttgctagcttctcgcggcacagctgttgCATTCTTGAAGGCAGGATGCACGCATGCGAAGACAGTAAACAGACCAACCTTCAGCCTATCGTCCTCAGATCTGATTGATATTCCTAGcgaagcccgaagcatcggaaatagattcatcaCTCAGATTTGGGCTAAGGGTGGGCGAGAGTTGGCTAGGGACGAAGCTCGAAACCTGCTTAAACCAGTACGgaacttatacctgttgcttTTCTTGATTCTTATAATTACTTTTACCTTATACCATTGTTTGTCTGCAGGATAGCGGTGCCGAAGGTTGATAACCCAAAGCATATTCTGAAGGTTTCTCCTTAAACCTTCCTGTATAGAGATTAGGAATATTTGCATTATCTTTGCAAAAAATTGTAATCAAGAATTAAACAGTACtgtgtatatttgtccataccttgtaatatatttttaccttttcatccatgtatgaattgctttgttgtggacgaaattcgtatcttttgagccgaaggcaaaaaacaccttcccttcttttcgtacacatcgaagcatttccTTGTATAAAATGCATGTATGTTTGAAACGAAGCTTCTCCGTGTTCATCGAAGCACTTTGTCGTCGAAGCCAGAGTATTTATGTTTGTgttttatgtcatgatgatgatgatcctacgaatgtctaaatgaatgtatgtatgaatgcaatgaatgatgtgatgtaatatggaaatgaatgtcccaaacgcacacgaagccattcccagactctgcatccccttaggaacgactttggagtctttaagctctgcattcccttaggaacgactttggagcttcttcaccttctatttcggtggtatttaagctctgcatccccttaggaacgactttggagcttcttcaccttctattttggtggtatttaagctctgcattcccttaggaatgacttttgagcttcggaacttacgctgcgctcccttaggaacgacttttgtagcttcggaacttacactgcgctctcttaggaacgacttttttcagcttcgtcatccttgggatgattacagctctgcatccccttagggacgtcttttgagcttttccctgttttcgtttacactcgatggtgcaggttctgacattacatattacatctttgggggattttggcccttgtattgcatgggactaaataagaatgaaaattacaaacacaTAGTAccatcgaagctcatccgcattccaagatctaggtataTTGTTgcagtccatatccttcaatctgtaagaaacgggtcttgacaaagatactaccagaaaaggaccttcccacttcaactgtaacttgcccactgtatctgggttagctacTCCCCGAAGCGCCAAatgacctggcttgatatttttcaatcgaactttactatcacgtcattttattgttttggcctgatacttattgatgtgttctatggcctgaagtctggtcccttctatagtgtcttttgttatttgagaaTCAGTTTCGTCCTCCGCTGaatctgttgttcttattgatcttgtctttgcttcttctggtgttattgcttcgtcaccgaacaggagcttgaaaggtgtaaaacatgttgaccttgatacagttgtgttatggctccacaccactttgatcaactcatctggccactttcctctgggctggttgaagattaacttcattattcctgtcattataatctcATTTGCTCTCTCTACCAACCCATTTGATTATGGAtgtcttactgatgcaaaatgaatttttgtaccatttcggtcacaaaaatctttgaacgtttcagtatcaaattgagttccattgtcaacggttattgccttcggcacgccgaagcgacaaacaatattttgctaaaaagaatttctgtattgtggccgaagttatagtagctaagggctttgcttcgatccacttagagaaatattctaCTGCTAtgacgacatatttcaaatttccttgagctggtggaagtggacctaacaaatccagaccccacctttgcagtggccaagttggctgtattaactgggttaaagacgaaggttgtttctggtcttttgcacatctttggcaattttcacatttttgaaccagatctgctgcatctgaaGTTGCCTTcgtccagtaaaatccttgtctgaaaaccttccccagcaaaggcctaaacccaatatgagacccacataatactgcatgtatttccttcatcaattcttgaccttcggttctcgacaaacacttgagtaatggagagcagactccatatttatataactccccttctatgatcacatatggtcttgttcttgcttccattcttttattataaatttcgtcatccgaaagacagttgacttggaggaaagatataatctcagtcctccaatcttcactatgtacaggtgaatAACGAGGATCTCTTTGAACCAATTTGGTTTCATGCATGGAAGGTCAACAATGGAAGCCATTTTCTTTATAAGACAAGTGTTGGAGTAGTATAGGGAGCAAAAGAAGGATCTTAACATGGTTTTCATTAACCTGCAGAAGTCTTGTAACAAAATACTAAGGAATGTTATATCGTGGGCTTTGGACAGACATAAAGTTCCAACGAAGTATATTGGACTCATTAAGGACATTTACAACAATGTTGTGACTAGTGTTCGAACAAGTGATAGAGATACAAATGACTTCCCGATTACAATAGGACTACATTAAGGATCAACTTTGAGCACGTACATTTCAAACATATGTTCAGCAGTTAAGTGTTGCGGAAATATGTATGTTGCGTTAAATTTATGACCATACAAGAAGGGTCGAATCTGGAATGATGATATACATGATACGCTTGGGATAGCATCAATTGAAGAAAAACATGTTCAACATCGGTTGAGATTGTTTGGACCTTTCCAACAAATAAAGACCTCTAGAGGCGCCAGTGTGTAGTGAGCTCCTAAGGTGCGATAGTAATGAGAAAAGAGGAAGAGAAAGACAAAATTTGATATGGGAAGAGACAGTTAAAAGAGATTTGAAAGGATAAGATATATCTAAGGATTTAGTCTTGAATAGGAATGCATGGAAAACAGTATTTATGTGGCCTAATTATGGCTTATGGGTTCTATTAGGTTTTTAACTCTAGCCTATCTCAACTTATATGGAATAGAAGGCTTTATTTTTGTCGTCTTCGTTTGTATCCATAAACATTGTTCGTATCCGAAGTTTGCAACCCGCCAACAAAAAACCGATGACTCAGTCTACCTCTAGCAATGCACACCCTTTGTTAATGTATGTGGTTTGGCACTATTTCAAGACATACATCTGAAGTTATTTTTTTTCACCTTGTTAACACGGGCCTTGTTAACAAGGGCAAGTGGTGCATCCAACCACACTAAGACCATGTTTAAACAACCACACTAAGATCATGCTTAAATAGAGTGTATATAACCGTGTAAAATATTATTTTACAATGTAGACTGTTTACATAGTGCAGTTTGTTAGATATAGCCTCGGTTGGGTCGCACGCTCAGAAAGCTGCCGTCATCGGCGACCCCCTCAAGGACACCTCCGGACCGTCCCTGAACATACTGATCAAGCTCATTGCTGTCGAGTCTCAATAATTTGCGCCATTCTTTGCTGCCCGTGGAGGCTTGATATTCAAGTAGACGGCGGAGGTTCGTAGTACAATGAGCACGGATAAAGCAAACTGCTGAACAGATTATTCTGTTGAATTGACACTGGTTGAACACATGATTCTTCTTTATTCTGTTGAATTGACACTGGTTGAACACATGATTCTTCTTTGCGGATGGAGTGACCATGTTTACCTGTGTAatgttttcacatttctcaagccGTGGATAAACCTAACAAATAGTGACAGATATTGAAATCATAAAAAGAGCAAATAGTTTTTTTAATGGATCACAGCATCATTTAGTGAACCTGTTCTGGAGCAGTAGGATACCATTGCAATTCTCGCAAGTACACCTGTCATCCATAACCCAGATCTCAATACATCGAACATTATTCACTTCTGAAATTCTACCTTAGTAGTTTGTGTCAAATGTGCACAACATATTTGGCTTAACAAAGAAAAAATTATCCATAAATTATTCTATCACAAGACTAGATTAATTATCCAAGGTAACATGTCCGACCAAAACTATGAACCAACAAATTACAATCATATAGGTGAGTTAGCACAAAGTCTTGCAAAAACGCTATTCAACATAAACTCCATAACCCAGATCTCAATACATCGAACATTATTCACTTCTGAAATTCTACCGTAGTAGTTTGTGTCAAATGTGCACAACATATTTGGCTTAACAAAGAAAAAATTCTGCATAAATTATTCTATCACAAGACCAGATTAATTATCCAACGTAACATGTCCGACCAAAACTATTAACCAACAAATTACAATCATATAGGTGAGTTAGCACAAAGTCTTGCAAAAACGCTATTCAACATAAACTATGCCTTCCTACTTGTTTTACAACAGTATCAATAATTGTGGAGAAAAATAAAGTTGAAGGCACATATTCACTACTACGTTGGCTCATAAACCGATACAATAGCGAGCGCAGCAGCAGGAGCAAGGCCCATCCAATGTTCGAATCTACAGTCATTCCTATTATCATGTTTGTCAGATCTGTCCTTGCGGAAAATTAACTTTACAGGCGCAAAAAGGGGTAACTGGAATTTTACTTGAGATGTAAAGGTAGCTGCAATCTATGTCACCTCCAATCATGTTTCCAGCATGATATCGATGCATTCAGCGCTTGGAGCCAAACACATTCTGATTCCTTCCTGTTGACCACAGCACAGGATGGGTACATGGACCAACCAGCTGTGTAGTAGTCATCTTACTGAATAAGGCTCCGAATCGCTTGTATTGGTAGTATTTACGGCCTTCTCGGGAGACATACTGCCCACATCTTTTATACAATCACCACCAGTTTGTCGTGAAGTTTCTGTGTTCTCCATAGGATGTTGTTGCTCCTCATAGTTAGTACCATGTTCACTAAAAATACCATTGGCTTCAGTACTTGGTGTGGCTGACGTAAGCAAGTGGGAAGCATACTTGTTTTGTAGATCTGTGTGCTTAATAGCTGTACTAGTAACAGCAGCAATTTTAGCACAACTAATTCTAGTTTCTATTTTTTGCCTCCTGCGACCCTCTCCGTCTGAATGTTTCCCATCCACTGCATTCACTGGCTTCCGCTTCAACGGGGATATGTTTAAGGGCACATCATCCTCTGCAGGCCTAGAAGGCTCCTTTGGTGGTGGATTGAAGTcctcatcgtcatcatcgtcataGTCCACAAGTCCAGCAGATTTAGGCCTGAAAAAGAAGAGATCAATACTGAAGCAACCAATATTAACAAATCAAACTACTACATATAGAGTTCTGCTTCTGCATGACATTATTTTCAAGATTGTCATTAATATAGGCAACATGAGACAGGAATACAACAGATATAAGCTACCACATGGGAACTCAAAATCATCTCAGACTATCTGAAGAAACAATACCTAGAGGCGCCATCAGTGTCATCAGCTTCACTTCCATTGGGGACCTTGGACTTAGGCTTGTTATTTTGGTTCTGTGCATGTTTAGCCCGCCGGCCGGAGCCTGAatcttcttcatcactagaaagaACAAATATcatttaacttgcaaattcaccgTATAATCAAAACATATTTGCACCCTGGAATATCTAATCTCGTCTATATTGCTAAAATAATGAAGAAATCACTGGGAAGTAAGAAAACAATAACAAACCTGTCCTCATTGAAGTAGTCTTCCTCTTCCTTCTCAAGACCTCTTTGTTCTGCCTTCTTTCTCATGTCAGGCACACTAGCATTCAACCTTGGTTCAGCGCTCTCCAGGTACTTGTCAAAaaaaggaagaaacaaaagagagGCCATCTCACTAAATAATGCATAAGGTAGGCAGAAACTAAGATTCTGTGTTAGCAGTATGAAAATTATCATTTTGTCAAAAGCTCAACATGGGATGCAATAGTACACAAGACATGGTTGAACCTGTTGATACTTGAGTTTGAAGGCCTGAATACTTCCAAAGTGTTCAAAGATGGCAAGTTCATCCCAGAAAGACTCAATAGCATAGATAATGAGAGTTTTTATATTTTCCTGCAGGTAAGTATCCAGTGCATAAGGCAGAATCCATGGTGGCAAAGTAAATGCCAGAATTCAAAGTGGCAACcaagtaaaataaaaaaaaatcaaaGTGGCAACcaagtaaaataaaaaaaaaatcaaAGTGGCAACCTGAAGACGTACCTTCCGTATGTATTCCAACAATTCGAGTACTCCTGAATGTAGCATGTTATATCTCTCCCCATTGTCAACAAAGACATCAATTATTGGTTTCAGCAAGTTGAACTTCACAACATGGCGAATGAGATGGTCATCCTACAAAATATAGAGGATATATCAAGTGGGATACAAGAATGATGCCTAGCTGCTTGTTTAATCAACAAACGAAATGGGGATCAGTTAGTTAGCCAAATCATGAGTGGAAATATATATATGCCCAGATAGTTGTACTGAGAATTCAGCAAATAAAGCAATTAAACAATGACAAATATTGGGGTTTGGTTTAAATCACGAATAAACAATTAATTCAGGAAATCATGGTGTCATTAAAGCAGACAAGCTATTATCCTGCAGATACTACCCAAGAACAGTTCTTTGCAGGAAACTATTGTGCTAAAGTTAAAATGCAATGCCTGGTAATAGCGTATACCTTATATTTGAAAGTTAAAATAGCACATCATTAGTGGACAGAAACTATATCTACCATAAAAAGAGCTCTGCAAAAGCTAGGATACATTGAGGAATACTTCAACCATCATAGTGCATAACTTCAAGGGAACTTCGAATTTTCTAACAATGTAACAAGAAAAAAAATCAAAAATCataaatcttacatttctggatATAATAGTACGCATAAATCTAACAGCTGCTACAACCAAAAACTTCTCCCTTCGTTGAGTCAATGTAAGGATTTTCTCGATAGCATTGTTCATAAGAAAATTACACCTATACAAGATTAAGAAACATTTAGGAACATGCATATAAAGATCATAGAAGATCATGGTATAATGGAAGTTTGTACAGAGCAGTACTTAATTCTGTAGGGATGATGAACAACACAAAAGCACAGCAGttcacaaacatttaacaaaatcTCAGGCTTGATACAGTGTCCTTCAGCATTTCCACCAACATGTACCGAGTTAGATGATGATCGAGACAAGCTCCTCGGGGGACAAGAGGATGCTATTACATCAACCAAATAGTCAAGATGTCTTTCGTAGAAAATCTCAATAACTACGTCTCTCTGCAGAAGGGAATGAAATTTAGTGCAGCTAAATCAGGTCAGAAGAATTTGTGAACTTCAGACATTTTAACAGAATTCAAGTTTTCATCACAATATGTTGAAAAATTACCATAATCTACCACCACGTAAGTTACAAAAAAAACAGCAATTACTTTTCTCAAACACAAGGAGAcctgtatcattatattaagaaggaaAAACAGCAATAGCAAACTATCCATCAGAGTtcagagataagcaaagtggaagCAATGACAATGGGTAACCTAGAAGAGAGAAGCAATCAATAATTTTTATAATTTAACATCGCATAATTAATAACTGAATCATTCAACAGATTGTATTGGTAGGGATGTGCAATACTGGAGTACTATAAACACAGTCCACATCACCATACTGAAATTAAAGGTTGAAAACTTCTACCATATCATGGTTGTATAGTAGTGGAGTTCCAAAGAATTTTATCAATTAAATATCACGGATTACAAGATATGTGAGCcaaatgttttcaagtcgtccgattGATCTCGATTAGTCACGATTAATCGTCCAAGTCGGTTTGGACCAATCACGATTAATCGCCAAATCAcccgactaatcgtgattaattGCCCATGTCGGTCACCCACCAGCAAGTCGTCTGACTTGAAAACTCAAGAGATAATGTGAACGTCAATATGTAACCTAAACTCAGTTTGGTAAAAAAATGTAACTTACATGTGCTCCAGACGTAGTAAAAGAATCCATCAATATGCGTAGAATTTCTAGAAACTGGCAGTGCATTTCCTCACTGAAGTCAGTTACCATGCCTTTAACCTAAAAAATAGCATTGCAATTGTAAACAGAGCATGACTAGGAAGAAATAATAATACAGTACCATTGAGAAAATGAGGGCAAGTTTGGGCATCTTTCATTTCACTTCAAGTAAATTGCAACCAAGAGAAAATGAAGTCACTGACAGATAGATACTTTTGTTTTATTGTTATATCACTAGAAAAACACATATTCAGATCTCCAAAAAGGGTTTGACATTATTTCTTGTTTAAAAATTTTGAGATAAGAAATGCACAGTTGCACTCCACTTCAGATAAATGAGCAGATTCATATATTCAAAATGCTACTCCCTCTGATCAGGGTATAACTACTTTTGGACATAAACACAGTCTACAATATTGAAATTTGACCCCTCCCTTCTATAGAATTATGATATTTATAAAAAGGATTGTTGTCAAAGAACACACTTTTTGGACTGATAATTGGCTGCACAGTCAGTGTTTTATCATCCCTTTTCCCTCACTTGTTTGGATTGTTTTCTAAAAGGTGAGCAAAGCAATGAACAGTCTGTGATGCTTTGACTGAACAGAGCTGGATTTCAGATATCCAAGGTGCACTCTCTATTACAGTCATTGCTGAATTTCTTGATTTATGGGACCTTCTCTTACTTGTTTATCATCCCTTGTCCCTCACTTGTTTGGTTTGTTTTCTAAAAGGTGAGCAAAGCAATGAACAGTATGTGATGCTTTGATTGAACAGAGCTTGATTTCAGATATTCAAGGTGCACTCACTATTGGAGACCTCTCAGAGGTGGAACTGCAGCCCAAGGTTGAAGATTCTCACACATGGTGTTTCTTTACAAATGGAAAATACTCAGCAAAATCAGCATATGGGAGGTTGTTTGTTGAGGCTGCCCTTTTCAGACCTTGGGATTGAATTTGGAAAAGTTTTGGTATCTGGCAAGTGCAAGTTCTTCATGTGGTTGCCTGCACATAATAGATGTTAGACTTCCCATAAGGCCTCCCAAAGACGGCCCGCTAACCGACCAGCCCGCCCGCAGAGCAACCCGGCGGGGCGGGACTGCCGACCAACCCACCCGCCAAGCAACACTACCGAACAACCCGGCGAGACGGGGCCGCCGATCAACCTGCCTGCCGAGCAACCCAGCAAGACGACAACCGACTCTCTGGCGAACACCTCTACAGGAGAGAAGACCGTGAGAGCAGTACTGAAGGGTCTCTATCAAGCACGACGATGGATACGTATCCCCGCTGACCAGTGGGACCAGTCAACCCTAGGCGCAGGGACCTCAGCATCGGGGTCTCTACAGTGACCCATACGCCAGAAGGGACAAGACAATACGTCGTACTAGGCATACGTATGATGAAAGGTGACGCTAAGGGGATGACGGAAGATGCAGTTGTACCAAAGACATCCCTAAACCTCACCTCAAGCTGACTCAGTAGGACCACCAAGCACCGCTACGTCTATATCAGAATAGCTACAAGAAACCATATGGCGAACGGACAAGACGTGACGCCATACCAGGGGTACGGCGGCACACGACCTAGCAGACGACACCATAAGGGCCATGAGGTCCAGAAGCAAAAGGCCGAACTCCACCCCGGTAGAATACAAGTTCTC
This genomic window contains:
- the LOC103650148 gene encoding serine/threonine-protein phosphatase 4 regulatory subunit 3B isoform X2; the encoded protein is MNYQFKRRRMCLEHRVKVYRLADGGKWDDQGTGYVSIDYIEGSKELGLTVLDEDDNDTLLMHNITSDDIYRKQEETIISWRDREAATDLALSFQEAAGCSYIWEHICDIQRNLQFSNLGALEVGPRQSSESLEASRIMHSNDDSFRSANGGEFRELPPVELSNLPFILKTVLEAGITDQMHVAELITQDNDFFPKIVDIFRMCEDLENIDDLHMIFKLVKGIILLNSPSIFDKIFSDEFILDIIGALEYDPEVPRVQNHRAFLKDHVVFKEAIRIENVSVVSKIHQTYRIGYLKDVILPRILDDATLASLNTMIHSNNASVISLLKDDTLFIRRLFARMRSSDISMESKRELVLFLHEFCTLSKSLPLVQQLRLFRDLSGEGVFEIISDVLQSQDRKIISAGTDILILFLNQDPNLLRSYIVQQEGNSLLGLLVKGMVTDFSEEMHCQFLEILRILMDSFTTSGAHRDVVIEIFYERHLDYLVDVIASSCPPRSLSRSSSNSVHVGGNAEGHCIKPEILLNVCELLCFCVVHHPYRIKCNFLMNNAIEKILTLTQRREKFLVVAAVRFMRTIISRNDDHLIRHVVKFNLLKPIIDVFVDNGERYNMLHSGVLELLEYIRKENIKTLIIYAIESFWDELAIFEHFGSIQAFKLKYQQYLESAEPRLNASVPDMRKKAEQRGLEKEEEDYFNEDSDEEDSGSGRRAKHAQNQNNKPKSKVPNGSEADDTDGASRPKSAGLVDYDDDDDEDFNPPPKEPSRPAEDDVPLNISPLKRKPVNAVDGKHSDGEGRRRQKIETRISCAKIAAVTSTAIKHTDLQNKYASHLLTSATPSTEANGIFSEHGTNYEEQQHPMENTETSRQTGGDCIKDVGSMSPEKAVNTTNTSDSEPYSVR
- the LOC103650148 gene encoding serine/threonine-protein phosphatase 4 regulatory subunit 3B isoform X1 → MAEQEGRDAEAGGDAAAAAVASHTSSMQRVKVYRLADGGKWDDQGTGYVSIDYIEGSKELGLTVLDEDDNDTLLMHNITSDDIYRKQEETIISWRDREAATDLALSFQEAAGCSYIWEHICDIQRNLQFSNLGALEVGPRQSSESLEASRIMHSNDDSFRSANGGEFRELPPVELSNLPFILKTVLEAGITDQMHVAELITQDNDFFPKIVDIFRMCEDLENIDDLHMIFKLVKGIILLNSPSIFDKIFSDEFILDIIGALEYDPEVPRVQNHRAFLKDHVVFKEAIRIENVSVVSKIHQTYRIGYLKDVILPRILDDATLASLNTMIHSNNASVISLLKDDTLFIRRLFARMRSSDISMESKRELVLFLHEFCTLSKSLPLVQQLRLFRDLSGEGVFEIISDVLQSQDRKIISAGTDILILFLNQDPNLLRSYIVQQEGNSLLGLLVKGMVTDFSEEMHCQFLEILRILMDSFTTSGAHRDVVIEIFYERHLDYLVDVIASSCPPRSLSRSSSNSVHVGGNAEGHCIKPEILLNVCELLCFCVVHHPYRIKCNFLMNNAIEKILTLTQRREKFLVVAAVRFMRTIISRNDDHLIRHVVKFNLLKPIIDVFVDNGERYNMLHSGVLELLEYIRKENIKTLIIYAIESFWDELAIFEHFGSIQAFKLKYQQYLESAEPRLNASVPDMRKKAEQRGLEKEEEDYFNEDSDEEDSGSGRRAKHAQNQNNKPKSKVPNGSEADDTDGASRPKSAGLVDYDDDDDEDFNPPPKEPSRPAEDDVPLNISPLKRKPVNAVDGKHSDGEGRRRQKIETRISCAKIAAVTSTAIKHTDLQNKYASHLLTSATPSTEANGIFSEHGTNYEEQQHPMENTETSRQTGGDCIKDVGSMSPEKAVNTTNTSDSEPYSVR
- the LOC103650148 gene encoding serine/threonine-protein phosphatase 4 regulatory subunit 3B isoform X3; protein product: MAEQEGRDAEAGGDAAAAAVASHTSSMQRVKVYRLADGGKWDDQGTGYVSIDYIEGSKELGLTVLDEDDNDTLLMHNITSDDIYRKQEETIISWRDREAATDLALSFQEAAGCSYIWEHICDIQRNLQFSNLGDDSFRSANGGEFRELPPVELSNLPFILKTVLEAGITDQMHVAELITQDNDFFPKIVDIFRMCEDLENIDDLHMIFKLVKGIILLNSPSIFDKIFSDEFILDIIGALEYDPEVPRVQNHRAFLKDHVVFKEAIRIENVSVVSKIHQTYRIGYLKDVILPRILDDATLASLNTMIHSNNASVISLLKDDTLFIRRLFARMRSSDISMESKRELVLFLHEFCTLSKSLPLVQQLRLFRDLSGEGVFEIISDVLQSQDRKIISAGTDILILFLNQDPNLLRSYIVQQEGNSLLGLLVKGMVTDFSEEMHCQFLEILRILMDSFTTSGAHRDVVIEIFYERHLDYLVDVIASSCPPRSLSRSSSNSVHVGGNAEGHCIKPEILLNVCELLCFCVVHHPYRIKCNFLMNNAIEKILTLTQRREKFLVVAAVRFMRTIISRNDDHLIRHVVKFNLLKPIIDVFVDNGERYNMLHSGVLELLEYIRKENIKTLIIYAIESFWDELAIFEHFGSIQAFKLKYQQYLESAEPRLNASVPDMRKKAEQRGLEKEEEDYFNEDSDEEDSGSGRRAKHAQNQNNKPKSKVPNGSEADDTDGASRPKSAGLVDYDDDDDEDFNPPPKEPSRPAEDDVPLNISPLKRKPVNAVDGKHSDGEGRRRQKIETRISCAKIAAVTSTAIKHTDLQNKYASHLLTSATPSTEANGIFSEHGTNYEEQQHPMENTETSRQTGGDCIKDVGSMSPEKAVNTTNTSDSEPYSVR